Proteins co-encoded in one Nonlabens agnitus genomic window:
- a CDS encoding glycoside hydrolase family 3 N-terminal domain-containing protein — MMKNIIGLFLVFAFAKAYPQQSINPLQTTDAQAQKIWVDSVYNSLSQKEKIGQLFMVDLFSNKDKAHVDRVRNLVKNHRIGGIIFSKGGPLQQAHLTNELQAASKTPMMIAMDAEWGLAMRLDSVYAFPWNMTLGATRTSTSSYAVGKRIGEHCKRLGVHMNFAPDVDINTNPDNPIIGNRSFGEDMENVTQKSFAFMKGMQSTGTLACAKHFPGHGDTDQDSHKTLPTVGFTAARIDSVELYPYRRLIDHGLASVMVAHLNIPSLEPRAGYPTSISKKVVTDLLKKRLNFQGLIFTDALNMKGASNFSKPGDIDLAAFKAGNDVLLISEDIPTAINKIAEAIAKGEITQERLEHSVRKILMAKYQVGLNNYSPVDTENLISDLHTQMDDMVYEFAMEQAITLLKNDKKILPIKNLETKKIAYVHLGDDSGDAFLKQLNKYTTVDRVEGNDIATLLRNLSKYNTVIVGAHRSNDNPWTSYKLSSKELSWLKAISKNHKVIVDLFVRPYMLDQLKDIKGMEAIVMSYQNSQWSQEISAQMIFGARDITGRLPVSSGNFKVGDGLELEGVKRLSYGATPASVGMDQSILNKIDSVAQFTIDKKGAPGMQILVARKGKVIFDKNYGGHTYGKDDPVMSEDIYDMASITKIMASLPMLMELEDRNVVNLDKPLSAYDEKYRNTNKSDITLKEMLSHYARLRPWIPFYRYTLDTLDATPLQQFYSKNRSYRYPIEVADHFYASNLVTDTIFHRIATSDLLERREYKYSDLPYYIVKDFLEDYYKKDLNELTQNHFYASLGMDHTGYLPLKRFPKNQIVPTENDTLFRRQQIQGYVHDQGAAMQGGIGGHAGLFSNANDVAKMMQMYLQKGSYGGKTYFSSETFDKFNYRYFADDEVRRGVGFDKPSLDDVGNTCNCTSDSSFGHSGFTGTYTWADPEEELIYVFLSNRVYPDANNRFIISENIRTNIQQIIYDSIIQ; from the coding sequence ATGATGAAGAATATTATAGGGTTGTTTTTGGTTTTCGCTTTCGCGAAAGCGTATCCTCAACAATCCATAAACCCATTACAAACTACAGATGCACAAGCCCAAAAAATATGGGTGGACAGTGTTTATAATTCCCTGAGCCAAAAGGAGAAAATAGGTCAGTTGTTTATGGTGGATCTATTTTCCAATAAGGATAAGGCGCACGTTGACCGTGTGCGCAACCTTGTCAAAAACCACCGTATAGGCGGCATTATCTTTTCTAAAGGTGGACCACTGCAACAGGCTCACTTGACTAATGAACTGCAGGCAGCGTCAAAAACTCCCATGATGATTGCCATGGATGCAGAATGGGGTCTTGCGATGCGACTGGACAGTGTGTATGCTTTCCCATGGAACATGACGCTGGGCGCGACACGCACATCTACCAGCAGTTATGCAGTAGGTAAACGCATAGGTGAGCATTGCAAGCGACTGGGCGTTCATATGAATTTTGCTCCAGATGTGGATATCAATACCAATCCTGATAATCCTATTATTGGGAATCGCAGTTTTGGCGAAGACATGGAAAATGTTACCCAAAAATCTTTTGCCTTCATGAAAGGCATGCAAAGCACGGGAACATTAGCTTGTGCAAAACACTTTCCAGGACATGGTGATACAGATCAGGATAGCCATAAAACACTACCTACGGTAGGTTTTACCGCAGCGCGCATTGATAGTGTTGAGCTATATCCTTACCGACGTCTCATAGACCATGGACTGGCTAGCGTCATGGTAGCACATCTTAATATCCCAAGTCTGGAACCTCGCGCAGGATATCCTACCAGCATTAGCAAAAAAGTAGTGACCGACCTTCTTAAAAAACGACTCAACTTTCAAGGCCTGATCTTTACTGATGCGCTTAATATGAAGGGCGCGAGCAATTTTAGCAAACCTGGCGACATCGATCTTGCAGCCTTCAAGGCAGGAAATGACGTTTTGCTAATTTCTGAAGATATTCCAACCGCCATCAACAAGATTGCAGAGGCCATCGCTAAGGGAGAGATTACTCAAGAACGATTGGAGCATAGTGTTAGAAAAATACTGATGGCAAAATATCAAGTAGGCTTAAATAACTATTCACCTGTCGATACCGAAAACTTGATAAGCGATCTACACACCCAAATGGATGATATGGTGTATGAGTTCGCCATGGAGCAAGCGATTACCTTGCTAAAGAATGATAAGAAGATATTGCCCATCAAGAACCTGGAAACCAAAAAGATCGCCTATGTACATTTAGGTGACGATTCTGGTGACGCTTTTTTAAAGCAATTGAACAAATACACGACGGTTGATAGGGTAGAAGGTAATGATATAGCCACCTTGTTGCGCAACCTTTCTAAGTACAACACGGTTATTGTAGGAGCTCACCGTAGCAACGATAATCCATGGACATCTTACAAACTATCCTCAAAAGAATTAAGCTGGCTTAAGGCGATAAGTAAAAATCACAAAGTAATTGTGGATTTATTTGTGAGACCCTACATGCTGGATCAGTTAAAGGATATTAAAGGCATGGAAGCCATTGTGATGTCCTATCAAAATAGTCAATGGAGCCAGGAAATAAGCGCACAGATGATTTTTGGTGCTAGAGATATTACCGGTCGTCTACCGGTAAGTTCTGGCAACTTTAAGGTAGGCGATGGATTGGAATTAGAAGGTGTCAAACGACTTTCTTATGGTGCCACACCTGCAAGCGTTGGAATGGATCAGTCGATTTTAAATAAAATTGACAGCGTGGCCCAATTTACTATCGATAAAAAAGGCGCTCCTGGAATGCAGATTTTAGTTGCCAGAAAAGGTAAAGTGATCTTTGATAAAAATTATGGTGGTCATACTTATGGGAAAGACGATCCAGTGATGTCTGAGGATATTTATGATATGGCCTCTATTACCAAAATCATGGCAAGCTTGCCTATGTTAATGGAGCTGGAAGACCGGAACGTGGTCAATTTAGATAAGCCACTTTCTGCTTATGACGAGAAATATCGCAATACCAATAAGTCAGATATTACGCTCAAGGAAATGCTTTCCCATTATGCTCGCTTGAGACCTTGGATACCGTTTTACAGATATACCTTAGATACTTTGGACGCTACGCCATTACAACAGTTTTACTCTAAAAATAGGAGTTATCGCTATCCCATTGAAGTGGCAGATCATTTTTATGCGAGCAATTTAGTAACAGATACCATATTTCATAGAATTGCGACCAGCGATCTATTGGAAAGAAGAGAATACAAATACAGTGATTTACCGTATTACATTGTCAAGGATTTTTTGGAAGATTATTATAAAAAGGATCTGAATGAACTGACGCAAAATCATTTTTATGCCTCACTAGGAATGGATCATACAGGTTACCTACCTTTGAAACGTTTCCCTAAAAACCAGATCGTACCCACTGAAAATGATACATTATTTCGTAGGCAGCAAATTCAGGGATATGTGCATGATCAAGGCGCTGCCATGCAAGGTGGCATAGGTGGTCATGCAGGTTTGTTCTCCAATGCCAATGATGTGGCAAAAATGATGCAAATGTATCTACAAAAAGGCTCCTATGGTGGTAAGACCTATTTTAGTAGTGAGACCTTTGATAAATTCAACTATCGATATTTTGCAGATGATGAGGTGCGTCGCGGTGTAGGCTTTGACAAACCATCCTTGGACGATGTAGGGAATACTTGCAACTGTACTAGTGATAGCAGCTTCGGTCATAGTGGATTCACAGGAACCTACACTTGGGCAGATCCAGAAGAGGAACTTATCTATGTTTTCCTTTCCAATAGGGTTTACCCAGATGCTAATAACCGATTTATCATTAGCGAGAACATCAGGACCAACATCCAGCAAATCATTTACGATTCCATCATCCAGTAA
- a CDS encoding ABC transporter ATPase: protein MLVDFQELPDDARVWIYQANRTFTDEELEILKPQLDAFLQQWTAHGKDLKAGYDLPYHRFIVIGLDQTEAGATGCSIDASVRFIQAVEKEFDIDLMDKMNVSFKNGPYVAYKELSDFKKMAKAKSVSANTIVFNNLVQNVGEYKEHWEVPASESWHSRFF from the coding sequence ATGTTAGTAGACTTTCAAGAACTTCCTGATGATGCCAGAGTATGGATCTATCAAGCAAATCGCACCTTCACGGATGAAGAGTTAGAAATTCTCAAGCCTCAACTTGATGCATTTTTACAACAATGGACGGCTCACGGTAAGGATTTGAAAGCAGGTTATGATCTTCCATATCACCGTTTTATCGTCATAGGATTAGATCAAACAGAGGCTGGAGCCACAGGATGTTCCATAGATGCTTCCGTGCGTTTTATTCAAGCTGTGGAAAAGGAGTTTGATATAGATTTGATGGATAAGATGAATGTGTCCTTCAAAAACGGACCTTACGTGGCCTATAAAGAGCTTTCTGACTTCAAAAAAATGGCCAAGGCTAAATCCGTATCGGCTAACACCATCGTTTTCAATAACCTCGTTCAAAACGTAGGTGAATACAAGGAACATTGGGAAGTTCCTGCTTCTGAAAGTTGGCACTCCAGATTCTTTTAA
- a CDS encoding (Fe-S)-binding protein, with amino-acid sequence MSEAIKVPTVAEFIAQNKQPEVLFWVGCSGSFDDRSKKITKAFVKLLNKAGVEFAVLGAEESCTGDPAKRAGNEFLFQMQAMMNIEVLNGYEIKRIVTACPHCFNTLKNEYPELGGNYEVIHHTSFLKDLIATGRLTIEGGKFKGKKITYHDPCYLGRANEIYEAPRDLIEKLDAALVEMKRSKRNGLCCGAGGAQMFKEPEEGKKDINIERTEEALDTGAEVIVAACPFCNTMMSDGIKAANQEGKVEVLDVAEMIANAEDL; translated from the coding sequence ATGAGTGAAGCAATAAAAGTCCCAACGGTAGCCGAATTTATCGCGCAGAACAAACAACCAGAAGTCCTTTTCTGGGTAGGTTGTAGCGGTAGTTTTGACGATCGCTCCAAGAAGATTACCAAAGCTTTTGTAAAGCTTTTGAACAAAGCAGGCGTTGAGTTTGCCGTTTTGGGAGCAGAGGAAAGTTGTACGGGTGATCCAGCAAAACGCGCTGGTAACGAGTTTTTGTTCCAGATGCAAGCCATGATGAACATTGAGGTTCTCAATGGTTACGAGATCAAGAGAATAGTGACTGCATGTCCGCATTGTTTCAACACCTTGAAGAATGAGTATCCAGAATTGGGTGGTAATTATGAGGTGATTCATCACACTTCATTCCTTAAAGACTTAATAGCTACAGGAAGACTTACCATTGAAGGTGGAAAATTCAAGGGCAAAAAAATTACATACCACGATCCGTGTTACCTGGGAAGAGCTAACGAGATCTACGAAGCACCTAGAGATTTAATTGAAAAACTGGATGCTGCATTAGTAGAAATGAAGCGCAGCAAGCGAAATGGCTTATGCTGTGGCGCTGGTGGCGCACAAATGTTCAAGGAGCCAGAAGAAGGTAAAAAGGATATCAACATCGAGCGTACTGAGGAGGCGCTGGATACTGGTGCTGAAGTGATTGTTGCTGCTTGTCCATTCTGTAATACCATGATGAGTGACGGCATAAAAGCGGCGAACCAAGAAGGAAAAGTAGAAGTTCTTGATGTGGCAGAGATGATTGCAAACGCCGAGGATTTGTAA
- a CDS encoding LNS2 domain-containing protein has translation MSDDKNFIEAKAEDGSLISPILPEGVKNYLIDIDGTITEDVPNEEPERMATCEPFPDALQTLNEWYDDGHVICFFTSRTEDHRDVTENWLNKHGFKYHSLLMGKPRGGNYHWIDNHMVRATRYTGEFTHLVEKEVTIEVFKNHK, from the coding sequence ATGAGCGACGACAAAAACTTTATAGAAGCCAAAGCAGAAGACGGATCACTAATCAGTCCTATTTTGCCAGAAGGCGTGAAGAACTACCTCATCGACATTGATGGTACTATTACAGAAGATGTTCCCAATGAAGAGCCAGAACGCATGGCGACCTGCGAACCTTTTCCAGACGCGCTACAAACTTTGAACGAGTGGTACGATGATGGGCACGTGATCTGTTTTTTCACCTCACGTACAGAAGATCATAGAGATGTGACAGAGAACTGGCTCAACAAACATGGTTTCAAATATCATAGTTTACTGATGGGTAAGCCTCGCGGCGGTAACTACCACTGGATCGACAATCATATGGTACGCGCCACTAGATATACAGGTGAGTTCACCCATTTGGTAGAGAAAGAGGTGACCATAGAAGTGTTCAAGAACCATAAATAG
- a CDS encoding (Fe-S)-binding protein, translated as MQYIPNIIFAILLIGMVGFFATNIRKMIRNIKLGKEVDRSDRKSERWSQMAKIALGQSKMVRRPIAGFLHVIVYAGFVIINIEVLEIIIDGLTGQHRIFAPFLGGFYDFLIATFEILAFLVLVSVIVFWTRRNVMNIRRFLARELKGWPKNDANYILYFEVVLMALFLTMNATDLAIQNGVLNGAFTSEAAMHYVHGNVVTGSFPISSWMTPWYSGMSFETLHIIERACWWLHIVGILIFLNYLYWSKHLHIMLAFPNVWLAKLTPKGQFTNMEAVTAEVKLMMDPNADPFAAPAAGAEDEMPASLGASDIFDLNQVQLLNAYTCTECGRCTAECPANITGKKLSPRKIMMDTRDRLEDVGSIINKEGEWKDDGKTLLNDYITTEELWACTTCNACVEACPIGIDPLSIIMEMRRYLVLENSAAPNELNVTMSNIENNGAPWPYNQQDRLNWANEI; from the coding sequence ATGCAGTACATACCTAATATTATTTTTGCCATCCTGTTAATAGGAATGGTAGGCTTTTTTGCGACGAACATCCGTAAGATGATTCGCAACATCAAACTAGGTAAAGAAGTTGATCGTAGTGATCGTAAATCAGAACGCTGGTCGCAAATGGCCAAGATTGCGCTAGGCCAGTCTAAAATGGTGCGCAGGCCTATTGCTGGATTTCTGCACGTCATTGTCTACGCAGGTTTTGTCATCATTAACATTGAAGTACTGGAGATCATCATCGATGGTTTGACAGGTCAACATAGAATCTTTGCTCCGTTTCTGGGTGGTTTCTATGACTTCTTGATTGCAACTTTTGAAATCTTGGCTTTCCTAGTTTTAGTTAGCGTGATCGTGTTCTGGACCCGTAGAAATGTGATGAATATTCGCAGATTCCTTGCAAGGGAATTAAAAGGCTGGCCTAAAAACGATGCGAATTACATCCTATATTTTGAGGTAGTTCTAATGGCATTGTTTCTAACCATGAACGCCACCGATCTGGCAATTCAAAATGGTGTTTTAAACGGAGCGTTCACTAGTGAAGCAGCGATGCATTACGTTCATGGCAATGTCGTGACTGGTAGTTTTCCCATCAGTAGTTGGATGACACCATGGTATTCAGGAATGAGCTTTGAAACACTTCACATCATCGAGCGAGCCTGCTGGTGGTTGCATATTGTAGGTATCTTGATCTTCTTGAATTATTTGTACTGGTCCAAACACCTTCACATCATGCTGGCGTTTCCAAATGTCTGGTTGGCAAAATTGACTCCTAAAGGACAATTCACCAACATGGAGGCTGTCACCGCAGAGGTGAAACTAATGATGGATCCTAATGCAGATCCTTTTGCGGCACCAGCTGCAGGAGCAGAGGACGAGATGCCGGCATCTTTGGGAGCTAGCGATATCTTTGACCTGAATCAGGTGCAGCTGCTTAATGCTTACACCTGTACAGAATGTGGTCGATGCACTGCAGAATGTCCCGCAAATATCACGGGTAAAAAATTGAGTCCACGCAAGATCATGATGGACACACGCGATCGACTGGAAGACGTGGGCAGCATCATCAATAAAGAAGGAGAATGGAAAGATGATGGAAAGACTTTATTGAATGACTACATCACCACAGAAGAGCTTTGGGCTTGTACTACTTGTAACGCCTGCGTAGAAGCATGTCCAATAGGTATTGATCCATTGAGTATCATCATGGAGATGAGAAGATATTTAGTGCTGGAAAACAGCGCTGCACCAAATGAACTGAACGTAACCATGAGCAACATTGAAAACAATGGAGCGCCATGGCCTTACAACCAACAAGATAGATTGAACTGGGCAAACGAAATTTAA
- a CDS encoding MlaD family protein, which translates to MKFTKEIKVGLLTVAAIALFVFGYSFLNGRNLLKADRSFYAVYNNVEGLTKSAPVTINGLVVGNIDDIYFLDSRGRLIVKFHVDEKFNFSKESTATVYSTGLIGGKALAIIPNFESDARLAKPGDTLISKTDSGIEGQIMEEFLPLKDKIENMVVSADSVLTAVNKTLNPDTRKAIVQSLQELNRTLIQVQGLSSNANQFLTNNDKELSSTIKNLNKTTENFAKISDTLAQVQIASVVKDLEVTVGKFNNLLDDVAEGEGTLGKLMTDDRLYTNLERATRQAEMLLQDIKLNPTRYINISVFGKKNKEYVEPDDRKL; encoded by the coding sequence ATGAAATTTACTAAAGAAATCAAGGTTGGATTATTAACGGTAGCTGCTATTGCACTGTTTGTTTTCGGCTATTCGTTCTTGAATGGGCGCAACCTTTTAAAAGCAGATCGCTCTTTCTATGCGGTCTATAATAACGTGGAAGGTTTGACGAAATCTGCTCCTGTAACCATCAATGGTCTAGTTGTGGGGAATATCGATGATATCTATTTTTTGGATTCTCGTGGTCGATTGATCGTTAAATTTCACGTAGATGAAAAATTCAACTTCTCTAAAGAAAGCACGGCAACGGTTTACAGCACAGGATTAATAGGTGGTAAGGCACTGGCTATCATTCCTAACTTTGAGTCAGATGCAAGACTGGCAAAACCAGGTGATACGTTGATCTCAAAAACTGATAGTGGTATTGAAGGTCAGATCATGGAAGAGTTTCTTCCTTTAAAGGATAAGATTGAAAACATGGTGGTAAGTGCAGACAGTGTTCTTACTGCAGTAAACAAAACGCTTAATCCAGATACTCGTAAAGCCATCGTGCAAAGTTTGCAGGAACTTAATAGAACCTTGATTCAAGTGCAAGGTCTTTCCAGTAATGCGAACCAATTCCTAACCAATAACGATAAAGAACTTTCTAGTACCATTAAGAATCTGAACAAGACAACAGAGAATTTTGCCAAAATATCAGACACGCTCGCACAAGTTCAAATTGCAAGTGTGGTTAAAGATTTGGAAGTCACCGTTGGGAAATTCAATAACCTACTTGATGATGTTGCAGAAGGTGAAGGAACGCTAGGTAAGTTAATGACAGACGATAGACTTTATACTAATCTTGAACGCGCCACACGCCAGGCAGAAATGCTTCTTCAAGACATTAAATTAAATCCTACTCGATACATCAATATTTCTGTTTTTGGTAAAAAGAATAAGGAATACGTAGAACCAGACGACCGTAAGTTATAA
- a CDS encoding N-acetylmuramoyl-L-alanine amidase family protein, producing MKTKIYFFIALFTAPLVLFANVMASHENDPPNRKFKVVLDAGHGGDDGGNSYGGVREKDVALKVTMALGKKLEAHADIEVIYTRKTDVFIPLWKRADIANKAQADLFVSIHCNAFKKESANGNETWVLGLRRSNENLDVVMKENSVILLEDDYEENYDGFDPNDPSSYATSVLTQEIYMEDSIDLAAMIQNNFASNVKRTNRGVKQNVFAVLRQSYMPSVLVEIGFLSNTSERNYLTSTNGEKAVTVSIYDGIIAYKQNRDINVSTISEGQKASSSSAVAIEPVSSKAVYKVQIAASSKALAPKPNNFKKLPLISREKEGDIYRYFTGETNSLEKASELRELAVNKGYKTAFIVIIENGTRRRL from the coding sequence ATGAAAACGAAAATTTATTTCTTTATTGCGCTATTCACTGCACCGTTGGTACTATTTGCCAATGTTATGGCATCTCATGAGAACGATCCGCCTAACCGAAAGTTCAAGGTAGTTCTGGACGCTGGACATGGTGGCGACGATGGTGGTAATTCCTATGGCGGCGTGCGGGAAAAAGATGTGGCGCTTAAGGTGACCATGGCGCTGGGAAAGAAGCTGGAAGCACATGCAGATATTGAAGTGATTTATACGCGCAAAACAGATGTTTTTATACCATTATGGAAACGCGCTGATATAGCCAACAAAGCGCAGGCAGACCTTTTTGTTTCCATTCACTGTAATGCCTTCAAAAAGGAAAGTGCAAATGGCAATGAAACCTGGGTACTTGGATTGAGACGTAGTAATGAGAATCTTGACGTAGTGATGAAGGAGAACAGCGTGATCCTCTTAGAGGATGATTATGAAGAAAACTACGATGGATTTGATCCTAACGATCCTTCATCCTATGCGACCAGTGTCTTGACTCAAGAAATATATATGGAGGACAGCATCGACCTGGCTGCGATGATTCAAAACAACTTTGCTTCAAATGTCAAACGTACCAATCGTGGCGTGAAACAAAACGTTTTTGCCGTCTTGCGTCAGAGCTACATGCCTAGTGTATTGGTAGAAATAGGTTTTTTATCCAATACAAGTGAACGCAATTACCTGACCAGCACTAATGGTGAGAAGGCAGTGACCGTATCAATTTATGATGGTATCATCGCTTATAAGCAGAATAGAGACATTAACGTTTCAACGATTTCTGAAGGTCAAAAAGCATCCTCTTCAAGTGCGGTGGCGATCGAGCCTGTGAGTTCCAAAGCCGTTTACAAAGTCCAGATTGCTGCCAGTAGTAAGGCGTTGGCGCCTAAACCCAACAATTTTAAAAAGCTGCCATTGATTTCCAGAGAGAAAGAAGGTGATATCTATCGATATTTTACCGGTGAAACCAATTCCTTAGAAAAGGCTAGTGAACTTAGAGAACTAGCTGTAAACAAAGGCTACAAGACTGCATTTATCGTCATTATCGAGAACGGAACCAGACGCAGATTATAG
- a CDS encoding putative LPS assembly protein LptD encodes MYPFLRHIILSIVFLTGLHWCYAQENPVVQRPIPIIQDSGKVETPVVVTQEALVEQDSTAQDTTKPKAFLQYKLESSAKGYNRFDRRQNTLTLYDQAIIVYGDIRLEAGKIIINNNTGNVYAYGIVEDSTNAYVQKPIFTQGANKVEPDSIIFNKDTKKALTYNSKTAQGEFNVVAEITKKVNDSVFFMRNARFTTSSNPENPEYYFLARKIKFVPKKKIVTGLVNMYIADVPTPLGLPFAFFPMTNERRSGIILPSFGNDNNRGYNLTNGGYYFAINDYVDLTVLGDYFTNGSYGARVESSYRKRYKYSGSIRFLLEESIRSERGFSDFAQTGRYNINWQHSQDANASPNSRFSASVNLGSPDFYRNSFNQTNQSAQLINNLSSSISYSKTFPGEPQVNLNTTVSINQNVNTNTTNLTLPTFQGSVSRVFPFASEGGLKKGIIQNINLQYNVRGENRATTTNDNLFTPDIFKDARAGIQHSIPISTNFKIAKYFSVSTGANFQENWVFDTIDQTLVANESGNQVIRRDTMSGFDSYRTYSFNASLGTTIYGSFTSSNPEAKIQAVRHVIRPSVSYNINPSFDQYYERLLREDGVMVSEEERFFSRFEGTLFGAPGRVFSSNIGLSIQNNLEAKVLDPDSEDGELKKKQWIKSLNISTSYNLAGDSLQLSPLNLSGVIPIYKDVDLQLNANFDPYALDANNQRINTFNINNGGSLARLTNAGARFNFKLDSKDFEKGAKDEDDKETKVESTTLRNGGRADDLFGDPIDPATGNFLDDEEPTQQDVDLEDSLYRFKIPWNLNIAYTFTYNNARRQNEISGNSIMLSGDVEFSPRWSIGGNTGYDFVGKGVSFTTIRFQRDLESFRMSFNWNPIGVNNSWFFFIGIKSGALSDIKYDQRRQPDPRF; translated from the coding sequence TTGTATCCCTTTTTACGGCATATCATTTTATCAATAGTTTTCTTAACAGGACTACACTGGTGTTATGCGCAGGAAAATCCTGTGGTACAACGACCTATACCTATTATTCAGGATTCTGGTAAGGTAGAAACGCCTGTTGTGGTTACTCAAGAGGCCTTAGTAGAACAGGATTCTACGGCTCAAGACACGACCAAACCCAAAGCTTTTCTACAATACAAACTAGAGTCCAGCGCTAAAGGCTACAACCGTTTTGACCGCAGGCAAAATACTTTGACGCTCTATGACCAGGCGATTATTGTTTATGGTGACATACGACTGGAAGCTGGTAAAATCATTATTAATAATAACACGGGCAACGTTTATGCTTATGGTATTGTCGAGGATTCTACCAATGCCTATGTGCAAAAACCCATTTTTACACAAGGTGCCAATAAAGTAGAGCCAGATTCCATCATTTTCAATAAAGACACGAAAAAAGCGCTTACTTATAATTCCAAAACGGCTCAAGGAGAATTCAACGTCGTGGCTGAGATCACCAAGAAGGTAAACGACAGTGTCTTTTTTATGCGCAACGCTAGGTTCACCACATCTTCCAATCCTGAGAATCCCGAGTATTATTTCCTAGCACGCAAGATCAAGTTTGTTCCCAAAAAGAAAATCGTCACTGGCCTCGTGAACATGTACATCGCAGATGTGCCAACGCCGCTAGGATTGCCATTTGCGTTTTTCCCGATGACCAATGAGCGACGCAGCGGTATTATTTTGCCATCTTTTGGGAATGATAATAATCGAGGCTATAACCTGACAAATGGTGGTTACTATTTTGCCATTAATGACTACGTGGATCTGACCGTGTTGGGAGACTATTTTACCAACGGTAGTTATGGTGCCCGTGTGGAAAGTAGTTATAGAAAAAGATATAAATATTCGGGTAGCATCAGATTTTTACTGGAAGAGTCCATTAGAAGCGAAAGAGGTTTTTCAGATTTTGCGCAAACCGGTCGTTATAACATTAACTGGCAACACAGTCAGGACGCCAATGCAAGTCCCAATAGCAGATTTAGCGCCAGTGTTAACCTAGGTAGCCCAGATTTCTATAGAAACTCGTTTAATCAAACCAACCAGAGCGCACAGCTTATCAACAACTTGAGCAGTTCCATTAGTTATTCCAAAACTTTCCCAGGAGAACCTCAAGTCAATTTGAACACCACGGTTTCCATTAACCAGAATGTGAATACCAACACCACCAACCTTACCTTGCCTACATTTCAAGGTAGCGTCTCCAGAGTATTTCCTTTTGCCAGTGAAGGTGGTCTCAAGAAAGGAATCATTCAAAACATCAACTTACAATATAATGTGAGAGGCGAGAATCGAGCTACCACCACCAACGATAATCTCTTTACTCCAGATATTTTCAAAGATGCTCGTGCGGGTATACAGCATAGCATTCCCATATCGACCAACTTTAAGATTGCGAAGTATTTTAGCGTGAGTACTGGTGCAAACTTCCAAGAGAATTGGGTTTTTGACACTATAGATCAAACCTTGGTTGCTAATGAAAGCGGAAACCAAGTCATTAGAAGAGATACCATGAGCGGTTTTGATAGTTATCGCACCTATAGCTTCAACGCCAGTTTAGGTACCACCATCTATGGTAGTTTTACCAGCTCTAATCCAGAAGCTAAGATTCAAGCGGTACGTCACGTTATAAGACCATCGGTTTCTTACAACATCAACCCAAGTTTTGATCAGTATTATGAAAGGTTGTTGAGAGAAGATGGCGTCATGGTATCTGAAGAGGAACGCTTCTTTAGCCGATTTGAAGGTACCTTGTTTGGTGCTCCTGGCCGCGTTTTCTCCAGCAATATAGGCCTGAGCATTCAAAATAACCTAGAAGCCAAAGTCTTGGACCCAGATAGTGAAGATGGCGAACTCAAAAAGAAGCAATGGATAAAAAGTCTCAACATAAGTACGAGCTATAATCTTGCAGGCGATTCACTGCAGCTAAGCCCTTTAAATTTAAGTGGCGTTATTCCTATCTATAAAGACGTGGACTTACAGCTTAATGCCAATTTTGATCCTTACGCTCTAGATGCCAACAATCAAAGAATCAACACGTTCAACATCAACAATGGCGGTAGTTTAGCACGATTGACAAATGCAGGTGCTCGTTTCAATTTTAAACTGGACAGCAAGGATTTTGAGAAAGGCGCCAAAGATGAAGATGACAAGGAAACTAAAGTAGAAAGCACTACTCTGCGCAATGGTGGACGAGCAGATGATTTGTTTGGTGACCCTATCGATCCTGCCACAGGAAACTTTCTGGATGATGAGGAACCTACGCAGCAAGATGTAGATCTGGAGGATAGCCTGTATCGTTTTAAAATCCCGTGGAATTTGAACATTGCCTATACTTTTACATACAACAATGCACGTAGGCAAAATGAAATAAGCGGTAACAGTATCATGCTTAGTGGTGACGTGGAATTCTCGCCACGATGGAGCATAGGCGGCAACACGGGTTATGACTTTGTAGGTAAAGGTGTTTCTTTTACTACGATAAGGTTTCAGCGAGATCTGGAGAGTTTCCGTATGAGTTTTAACTGGAACCCTATAGGTGTTAACAACAGCTGGTTCTTCTTCATTGGAATTAAGTCTGGTGCCTTAAGTGATATCAAATACGACCAGCGCAGACAGCCAGATCCAAGGTTCTAA